DNA sequence from the Marinilongibacter aquaticus genome:
TCCATTCTTTACCCAAGGTGACATTGAAAATGTAGTTTCCGCTGTATCTCGAATCATAGTAATTTTCGTCAAAAGCCCGAAACTGCGATTTATACAAAGTGGTGTTGATCAAAGCAAAAAAGCCTTTGTCTAAATATTTGTTGTAATTCAGTTCCAAACCGTAAGTTCTGCCCTTACTTCCATTTGCAATCGGATAATTTTTTGCGAAGTTCAAGTAATTGCCACTGATATTCATCCCAACCAAAAATTCGGCATCCGAAAAGGATAAGTCCTGATGTAAAAATTGCCCAAAAGCCTCGGCCGTAAACGTGGACGAAGTGCCAAAGCGTTTTTCATAATGCAACACCACCTGATCGGAAAGTGTGGGCTTCAGATCTTTGTTGAAAGCATAAGCCCAAGCCCCTTGAATTTGCGAATAACGACCCAATGCCAAATTCAAATCCTGACTTTCGTTCAGAGCCAAAGCCAAACTCATTCTCGGCTCTAAAGTCGATTGATTGTTATACGAATAATTCAAACTGTGCAGGCCAAGAGTCAGGTCCACCCTTTTTCCCAACTGCCGATCGTATTCGACAAAGGGCTGAATAATCAAACCCGAAATATTGGCCTCCACATCGACCTGATTGGCGAAAAGACTTTCATCGTTTTGCGTAAAATACACACCCGCTTTCCAAAAGGATTTATCTGTAGCCTTTATGGAAAATATGCTGCTCAAAGAAAGCTTACCCAATGTGTTGTCATCAATTTGTGCAAGGCTTGGAGCCGAAGAAGCCGAAAGCACCTTGGTTTGATCACGTTTGGTTTGCAAAGACGAGTAAACCAAGGCATTACGCCAATGCAATCGTCCGCCAAACGTTTTCGCTTGGGTCATGCCCACTGCTCCCATTTTGCCATGGTAATTGATATTGTACAAATCCTTTTCGGTTTCTGGTCCCAAACCGTCTTCATCGTCAAATTTAAATTCATTGGAATTCAGTCCGCCCATGCCAAAGACTGTAAACTCGCCCAAGGTTTTGCTCGGAAAACTGAGGTTGACCGCCAAATCTTGGAAGGCAATGGCCTCTCCGCCAAAAGTCATACCGCCCAAAGCCAAAAGTCCGGTAAACGAATAGCGGTAATTCACTAAATAACTGCTGCCCTTTTCCTTGTTGATTGGGCCTTCGGTAGCCAAATCCACGCCAATCAAACCCACTTGCACCGTATGCTCATGATTTTTGTTATTTCCTTTTCGCAAACGCATATCCATTACACCAGAGAGAGCGTTGCCATATTCGGCCGGAAAAGCTCCTGAAAGAAAATTCATGTTGCCCAGCATTTGAGCCGAAAGCATATTGGTTCCGCCGGCATTTACCGTGACCTGATCTGAAAAAGTACCCGCATTGGCCAAATGGTTCGGATTGACAATTTCGACACCTTCTAAACGCCATTGCAAACCTCGCGGGTTATTCCCCCGAATGCTCATGCCATTGGCCTGATCGTTCGTATTGGCTACTCCGGGCAAAGAGAAAGCCAACCTCGCGGGATCGAAAAATGTGGCCGGATAACGCATCACTTGCTCTATCGTAATGCTTTGCAAACTGGTTTTTGCACCCGATAAATTCGGGCTGGCCGCTTTTACATCAATCGTTTTCAAAGTCTCTGTCGAAGGCTCCAATTGCACATTGACAATCAACTCTTTATTGGAAACCAGAATAAGTTCTTTGATCAATTGCGGAGAAAATGCAACAGAAGTAATCTTCAACTCCAGCCTACCCACAGGCACAGCAGTAAACGAAAAGGCTCCATTTTCATCGGCGATGGTCCGAAAGTCAGTCCCGACGATCTGAACAGTAGCCCCAGGAACGGGTGTTTGCGTTCTGGCCTCCTGCACCAAACCGCGTATCGTGCTGGTTTGCTGAGCTTGGATAGACAAAGAAAACAAAAGAGAAAAGCTGAAAGCGAGTAGAAATCTATAGGTTTTCAAAACGTGCTACGGTATAGTGATCGATTCAATTTCAAAGCTACGCAATATTTGTGTTTTCCCACCGATCTCCTACTCTTAGCAAAGCAATTGGCCGTGTATCCGAATTCGTTTCAATCGCTTGCAAATCCGAGCATCGGGTTTTGATTGAACAAAACAGACTTGACCGCAAAGGCTGAAAATCTTGTCAATTAACCCTAATTTAGCAAACCATAGTAAAAGATTATGTTCAAAATTTTCGGTTCATCCGCGGGTTCAGGAAAAACCTTTACGCTTACCAAGAGTTACCTCAAATTGGTACTGCAATCCATTTCTCCGCAAGCTTACAGGCAAATTCTCGCCATTACATTCACCAACGATGCCGCTGCTGAAATGAAGAGCCGTGTACTTTCGGCTTTGCAAGAAATGGGCGAAATCACACCGAAAATGAGCGGCCGCACCGAGGCTTTGCAAAGTATGCTACTCGCCGAACTGAAAATTGAAAAAGTAGAAATGGCCAAAAGAGCCAAATCTGCCTTTTACGATATCCTTGAAAACTATTCCGATTTCCACATCAAAACGATCGATAGTTTTTTCAATCAATTGACTACCGCCTTTTCGCGTGATTTGAATTTGCCTTACGGCTATGAAGTGGTGCTCGACAAAAGGCCGCTCTTGCTGCAAGCCACCGAAAGGGTGCTGGACAAAATCGGGACTGAAGGCCATGAACAGCTTTCGCATTTGGTGCAGAAATTTGCCGAAGAGCAAGCCGACGACGGCAAAAACTGGCAAAATATAGTGCCCAACCTGGCGAAGTTTGCCGACGACACATTCAATGACCAATTCTATGCCCTTATCCGAAAAAACGACCCCCTGCAAGCGGAAGACTATTTGCAGATAAAAAAGCAAGTGGATCGGCAACTGGCGATAATTCGTAATGCCTTTCTCAAAATTGGCCAAAAGGCCCAAAATGTTTTTGATACACACGGCCTTCAGGTCGATGATTTTGCC
Encoded proteins:
- a CDS encoding TonB-dependent receptor, with the translated sequence MKTYRFLLAFSFSLLFSLSIQAQQTSTIRGLVQEARTQTPVPGATVQIVGTDFRTIADENGAFSFTAVPVGRLELKITSVAFSPQLIKELILVSNKELIVNVQLEPSTETLKTIDVKAASPNLSGAKTSLQSITIEQVMRYPATFFDPARLAFSLPGVANTNDQANGMSIRGNNPRGLQWRLEGVEIVNPNHLANAGTFSDQVTVNAGGTNMLSAQMLGNMNFLSGAFPAEYGNALSGVMDMRLRKGNNKNHEHTVQVGLIGVDLATEGPINKEKGSSYLVNYRYSFTGLLALGGMTFGGEAIAFQDLAVNLSFPSKTLGEFTVFGMGGLNSNEFKFDDEDGLGPETEKDLYNINYHGKMGAVGMTQAKTFGGRLHWRNALVYSSLQTKRDQTKVLSASSAPSLAQIDDNTLGKLSLSSIFSIKATDKSFWKAGVYFTQNDESLFANQVDVEANISGLIIQPFVEYDRQLGKRVDLTLGLHSLNYSYNNQSTLEPRMSLALALNESQDLNLALGRYSQIQGAWAYAFNKDLKPTLSDQVVLHYEKRFGTSSTFTAEAFGQFLHQDLSFSDAEFLVGMNISGNYLNFAKNYPIANGSKGRTYGLELNYNKYLDKGFFALINTTLYKSQFRAFDENYYDSRYSGNYIFNVTLGKEWTLKKNRVLGLNTRIVWLGGFRDYAIDEGRSEESGQTVFAVDKPLDKQYPDYFRPDLRLYLKRSKAKINQMWSVDIQNFVNYQNVAYDAYDAFQQKIVRKYQLGMVPMLNYRIEF